The following proteins come from a genomic window of Malus domestica chromosome 02, GDT2T_hap1:
- the LOC139193970 gene encoding bZIP transcription factor 17-like codes for MALPAEPHAGPDSANHPDHIDFKFNSEMESLPIPPLDPEFFSSDNCMASAAVTSDEFMSDLGFGFGPDDNCDFELTFDDLDKLYLPSVTEDFLLPDGLDPGAAESNSGSPESGSSAIMVSGDDKGGLDVSRFLNCPASSNECSENSGGPASSQGSGISEAVDSHSGNSGNSVTVSSNAICSSDDEKVKEEDEMAKNYLVKRKKDSDEGNVESRSAKYRRSDNNNNSASVNVGANANGEEEKRKARLMRNRESAQLSRQRKKHYVEELEDKVRAMHSTIADLNNRISYVMAENATLKQHLSSGGTMCPPPPPHLGMHPHPPMPPMAYPWMPYSPYVTKPQGSQSLLLPIPRLKSQQPAAAPKSKMSESKKSEGRTKKVASISFLGLLFFILLFGGLVPMVNVNFSGVMDRGFGGSSYVHDRFNGQNRGRLLNVHGHLNASEEIISSGISGGKFDVSNKILHERGHHTRNMPKEQGSRSVPGSDEFARLHNISSEPLVASLYVPRNEKLVKIDGNLIIHSVLASEKAMASHEPFERQNSRETGLAVAKDLVSALAIPKPGGNRGIHASLYRSSAGPHKALTSGSTDVPKDHMKSTSADGKLQQWFREGLAGPMLSSGMCTEVFQFDVSAATSSGGIIPASSVSNVSEHRQNTTELNRGRNRRILHGLPIPLAGSGHNVTEENVKGNQQNNTLPDSRSVSPMVVSVLVDPREAGDIDVDGMIKPKSLSRIFVVVLLDSVKYVTYSCVLPRSGPHLVTT; via the exons AATTGCGACTTCGAGCTCACTTTCGACGACTTGGACAAGCTCTACCTGCCGTCGGTGACCGAGGACTTCCTACTGCCCGACGGCTTAGATCCCGGCGCGGCCGAGTCGAATTCGGGATCTCCGGAATCGGGTAGCTCCGCGATTATGGTTTCCGGCGATGATAAGGGGGGTCTGGACGTTTCCAGGTTTCTGAATTGTCCGGCGTCATCGAATGAGTGTTCGGAGAATTCTGGTGGGCCTGCGTCGTCTCAGGGCTCTGGGATTTCCGAGGCGGTGGACTCGCATTCGGGCAATTCGGGTAATTCTGTTACTGTTTCTTCCAATGCGATTTGCAGTTCAGATGATGAGAAGGTTAAGGAGGAGGATGAAATGGCGAAAAATTACCTTGTGAAGAGGAAGAAAGATAGCGACGAAGGTAACGTGGAGTCAAGAAGTGCCAAGTATCGGAGGTCAGACAATAACAACAATTCTGCTTCTGTGAATGTGGGTGCAAATGCGAACGGTGAGGAGGAGAAGAGGAAGGCGAGATTGATGAGGAACAGAGAAAGTGCTCAGCTTTCTAGGCAGAGGAAGAAGCATTATGTGGAGGAGCTGGAGGACAAGGTGAGGGCTATGCATTCCACTATTGCTGATTTGAATAATAGGATTTCTTATGTTATGGCCGAGAATGCTACTTTGAAGCAGCACTTGAGCAGCGGTGGCACCATGTGCCCGCCACCGCCACCACATTTAGGGATGCACCCGCATCCTCCCATGCCACCGATGGCTTATCCATGGATGCCATATTCGCCCTATGTGACGAAGCCACAAGGGTCCCAGTCCCTTTTGTTACCAATTCCTCGATTGAAATCCCAGCAGCCAGCGGCTGCGCCCAAGTCCAAAATGTCGGAAAGTAAGAAGAGTGAGGGTAGAACTAAGAAGGTTGCTAGTATTAGTTTTCTGGGTCTGTTGTTTTTTATCTTGCTTTTTGGTGGGCTTGTTCCTATGGTGAATGTTAACTTTAGTGGTGTAATGGATAGAGGTTTTGGTGGGTCTTCTTATGTTCATGATAGGTTCAATGGTCAAAACAGAGGGAGACTTTTGAATGTTCACGGTCATTTGAACGCATCTGAAGAAATTATATCCTCGGGCATATCTGGTGGGAAATTCGATGTCTCTAACAAAATTCTTCATGAGAGGGGTCATCATACAAGAAATATGCCGAAAGAACAAGGGTCACGATCTGTACCGGGTTCTGATGAATTTGCTCGTCTGCACAATATTAGTAGTGAGCCACTTGTGGCTTCTTTGTATGTTCCAAGAAATGAGAAGCTTGTCAAGATTGACGGAAACTTGATTATACATTCGGTCCTGGCCAGTGAGAAAGCTATGGCTTCCCATGAGCCTTTTGAAAGGCAGAATAGTAGAGAGACTGGTTTGGCTGTGGCTAAAGATTTGGTTTCAGCATTAGCTATTCCTAAACCGGGAGGGAACAGAGGGATTCATGCTTCCTTATACAGAAGTTCTGCTGGACCACACAAGGCTCTTACAAGTGGTTCAACTGATGTTCCAAAGGATCATATGAAGTCAACTTCAGCTGATGGTAAACTGCAACAGTGGTTCCGTGAAGGTCTTGCAG GACCAATGCTGAGTTCTGGAATGTGCACTGAAGTGTTTCAGTTCGATGTCTCAGCTGCTACCTCTTCAGGAGGTATAATACCTGCATCTTCAGTTTCAAATGTTTCTGAACACCGTCAGAATACTACAGAGCTGAACAGGGGAAGGAACAGAAGGATCCTCCATGGTCTCCCAATTCCCCTTGCTGGATCTGGTCATAACGTCACCGAAGAAAATGTGAAGGGAAATCAACAGAACAACACCCTGCCCGATAGTAGATCGGTTTCTCCCATGGTTGTCTCTGTTCTTGTTGATCCTAGAGAGGCTGGTGATATTGATGTGGATGGCATGATCAAGCCGAAGTCACTTTCTCGAATTTTCGTTGTAGTGCTTTTAGACAGCGTGAAATATGTCACATACTCATGCGTGCTCCCTCGATCTGGTCCTCACCTGGTGACTACTTGA